One window from the genome of Leptolyngbya sp. 'hensonii' encodes:
- a CDS encoding DUF2103 domain-containing protein — protein sequence MTDPTHGRLVWNHSTHLPGLIKILEKLTRQPGIQTITPAVIGKTRSNAPNFQLKVSTPILGGFKLIGRKGKMFQEVFVITSLEREDLEAAIDQVMP from the coding sequence ATGACGGATCCCACCCATGGCCGCCTGGTTTGGAATCACTCCACCCATCTTCCCGGCCTGATTAAAATTTTAGAGAAATTAACCCGTCAACCGGGCATTCAAACCATTACTCCGGCGGTGATTGGCAAAACTCGTTCCAACGCACCCAATTTCCAATTGAAGGTTTCCACCCCAATTCTGGGTGGATTTAAGTTAATTGGCCGCAAAGGGAAAATGTTTCAAGAAGTTTTTGTGATTACCAGTTTGGAGCGGGAAGACCTGGAAGCCGCGATCGACCAGGTGATGCCGTAG
- the rph gene encoding ribonuclease PH, which produces MTWQRPDGRRSDQLRPVRFEHDFTRFATGSVLAHCGETQVLCNVTVQPGVPRFLEGSGQGWLTAEYRMLPGATPQRQERETLKISGRTQEIQRLIGRSLRAALDMKLLGERTLIVDADVLQADAGTRTTAITGGFVALQDAIDRLLQAGDLKQSPIRHQVAAVSVGLINDEPFLDLNYPEDVAATVDFNVVMTSSLHLIEVQGTAEEGSFTRSQLNQLLDMAEKGIGELFLAQTS; this is translated from the coding sequence ATGACCTGGCAACGACCGGATGGCCGTCGATCGGATCAACTTCGTCCCGTCCGCTTCGAACATGACTTTACCCGGTTTGCAACGGGCTCGGTGCTGGCCCATTGTGGGGAGACTCAGGTCCTCTGCAATGTCACGGTGCAGCCAGGGGTGCCCAGATTTCTGGAAGGCTCCGGGCAGGGCTGGTTGACTGCTGAATACCGTATGTTGCCGGGGGCCACACCCCAACGGCAGGAGCGGGAAACCCTGAAAATTTCCGGACGGACCCAGGAAATTCAGCGCCTGATCGGGCGCAGCCTGAGGGCGGCTCTGGATATGAAGCTCCTGGGAGAACGGACCCTGATCGTGGATGCAGATGTGCTGCAGGCGGATGCGGGTACTCGAACAACAGCGATTACGGGCGGATTTGTGGCCCTGCAGGATGCGATCGATCGTCTGCTCCAAGCAGGGGATCTAAAGCAATCACCGATCCGCCACCAGGTGGCTGCCGTGTCCGTGGGGCTAATCAATGACGAACCCTTCCTGGATTTGAACTATCCGGAGGATGTGGCCGCAACCGTTGATTTCAATGTGGTGATGACAAGTAGCTTGCATCTGATTGAAGTTCAGGGCACGGCTGAAGAAGGCAGCTTTACCCGATCGCAGCTGAATCAATTGCTGGATATGGCTGAAAAGGGGATTGGGGAATTATTCCTGGCCCAAACATCTTAG
- the bchB gene encoding ferredoxin:protochlorophyllide reductase (ATP-dependent) subunit B, whose protein sequence is MKLAYWMYAGPAHIGTLRIASSFKNVHAIMHAPLGDDYFNVMRSMLERERDFTPVTASVVDRHVLARGSQEKVVDNITRKDAEEHPDLIVLTPTCTSSILQEDLQNFVDRAQVESKGDVMLADVNHYRVNELQAADRTLQQIVQYYIEKARKKGDLPQGKTEKPSVNIIGISTLGFHNHHDCTELKRLMADLGIEVNQVIPEGASVHNLKTMPQAWFNLVPYREIGLMAAQYLETQFGTPYIDITPMGVVETARCIRKIQQVINAQGAAVDYEDYINEQTLYVSQAAWFSRSIDCQNLTGKKAVVFGDSTHSAAMTKILSREMGIHVVWAGTYCKYDADWFREQVGEYCDEVIVTDDHGLIGDAIARVEPSAIFGTQMERHVGKRLDIPCGVIAAPVHIQNFPIGYKPFLGYEGTNQIADLVYNSFTLGMEDHLLEIFGGHDTKEVIHKGISADSDLSWTKEAQAELNKIPGFVRGKVKRNTEKFARERDLSQITIEVMYAAKESVGA, encoded by the coding sequence ATGAAACTGGCTTATTGGATGTATGCAGGTCCGGCTCACATCGGCACCCTTCGCATCGCCAGTTCCTTTAAGAATGTCCATGCCATCATGCATGCGCCACTGGGGGATGATTACTTCAATGTCATGCGATCGATGCTGGAGCGGGAGCGGGACTTTACCCCCGTGACAGCCAGTGTGGTCGATCGCCATGTCTTGGCTCGTGGCTCTCAAGAAAAGGTGGTGGACAATATCACCCGCAAGGATGCTGAAGAACATCCCGACCTGATTGTGCTGACCCCAACCTGTACTTCCAGTATCTTGCAGGAAGATTTGCAGAACTTCGTGGACCGAGCCCAGGTGGAGTCCAAAGGCGATGTCATGCTGGCGGATGTGAACCACTACCGGGTTAACGAACTGCAGGCTGCCGATCGCACCCTCCAGCAAATTGTTCAGTACTACATTGAAAAGGCCCGCAAAAAAGGGGATCTGCCCCAGGGCAAAACCGAAAAGCCTTCAGTCAATATCATTGGCATCTCGACCCTGGGCTTCCATAACCATCACGATTGCACTGAACTGAAGCGTCTGATGGCGGATCTGGGGATTGAAGTTAACCAGGTGATTCCGGAAGGAGCCTCGGTTCATAATCTGAAGACCATGCCCCAAGCCTGGTTCAATCTGGTACCCTATCGGGAAATTGGGCTCATGGCCGCCCAGTATCTGGAAACGCAATTTGGCACCCCCTATATCGATATCACGCCGATGGGGGTGGTGGAGACGGCCCGTTGCATTCGCAAGATTCAACAGGTGATCAATGCTCAGGGTGCTGCTGTGGATTATGAAGACTACATCAATGAGCAGACGCTCTATGTGTCTCAGGCCGCCTGGTTTTCCCGCTCGATCGACTGCCAGAACCTGACGGGCAAGAAAGCGGTGGTCTTTGGGGACAGCACCCACTCAGCGGCTATGACGAAAATCCTCAGTCGAGAAATGGGGATTCATGTGGTCTGGGCTGGCACCTATTGCAAGTACGATGCAGACTGGTTCCGGGAGCAGGTGGGTGAATACTGTGATGAGGTGATTGTGACCGATGACCACGGCCTCATCGGGGATGCGATCGCCCGGGTGGAACCCTCTGCCATCTTTGGTACCCAGATGGAACGCCATGTTGGCAAGCGCCTGGATATTCCCTGCGGTGTGATTGCCGCACCGGTGCATATTCAAAATTTCCCGATCGGGTACAAGCCTTTTCTGGGTTATGAAGGGACGAATCAAATCGCGGATCTGGTCTATAACTCCTTCACCTTGGGGATGGAGGATCACTTGTTGGAGATCTTTGGCGGGCACGATACCAAGGAAGTGATTCACAAAGGCATCAGTGCCGACTCTGATCTGTCCTGGACTAAGGAAGCTCAGGCTGAGCTGAATAAGATTCCCGGATTTGTCCGGGGCAAGGTGAAGCGCAATACCGAGAAGTTTGCCCGGGAGCGTGACTTGAGCCAGATTACGATCGAGGTCATGTACGCTGCCAAGGAATCCGTAGGCGCTTAA